One genomic region from Gemmatimonadota bacterium encodes:
- a CDS encoding glycosyltransferase family 2 protein codes for MSATFESLTVVLPTLEETHSLTHTVERLVGDLRDDLAEILIIVCDRTTEAALEHASAAVEKYPDLVSIHWQDQPFFGGAILKAFDISVGSHTLLMASDLETKPEDAPVLVAAAKANPDAVITASRWAGGGFEGYSKLKLLANWIFQRSFALLYGVALTDMTFGYRILPTYLTKTINWEESRHPFVLETIVKPLRLGVRAVEVPTSWKARVEGQSVNPFMRNFEYFRPGLKTRFMDPKKILKSDAEAV; via the coding sequence TTGTCCGCAACGTTCGAGTCGCTCACCGTCGTCCTTCCGACCCTGGAAGAGACTCACTCTCTGACGCACACGGTCGAGCGCCTCGTCGGGGACTTGCGGGACGACTTGGCCGAGATCCTCATCATCGTCTGCGACCGCACGACCGAGGCGGCGCTCGAACACGCGAGCGCTGCGGTTGAGAAGTACCCTGACCTGGTGAGCATACACTGGCAGGACCAACCGTTCTTCGGCGGCGCGATCCTCAAGGCGTTCGACATCAGTGTCGGCAGCCACACGCTTCTGATGGCGTCGGACCTCGAGACGAAGCCCGAGGACGCTCCCGTGTTGGTAGCGGCGGCGAAGGCGAACCCTGATGCCGTTATCACTGCCTCGCGTTGGGCCGGGGGCGGCTTCGAGGGCTACAGCAAGTTGAAGCTTCTCGCGAACTGGATCTTCCAGAGGAGCTTTGCGTTGCTGTACGGCGTCGCCCTCACGGACATGACGTTCGGGTACCGCATCTTGCCCACGTATTTGACCAAGACCATCAACTGGGAAGAGAGCCGGCACCCTTTCGTGCTGGAGACGATCGTGAAGCCGCTGCGCCTCGGCGTGCGCGCGGTGGAGGTTCCGACCTCCTGGAAAGCCCGAGTGGAAGGGCAGTCCGTAAACCCATTCATGCGCAACTTCGAGTACTTTCGTCCGGGCCTGAAGACGCGTTTCATGGACCCCAAGAAGATTCTGAAGAGCGACGCGGAAGCGGTCTGA